CCTGCAGGTTATACCTTGCAGGGGCCTTTTTGAAACTTGCGCTAGCTAGAGCTTTTTATAAAGAAAGCTCTTCTTTAGCGCGAGTTAAGTTATGCGTTACCATTGAATTTTCAGAAACCTGAACTGCTTCGTATAAATCGGCAAGAGCTGCTGTATCGTTATGCGCTTTTAATCGTGCAACACCACGGTTGCTTAACGCGTAAGATGTAAGCTGGCGTACTTTAAATTTAGGGCCTTCAGCATCTTTTAAAAGTGCGATAGCTTTTGTACAAATTTCTTCAGCTTGAGCGTAATTTTTAGATTTAACGTTAAGTGCGCAGCTATTGAATGACTCTTCAAGTGGCAATGGCGCAGTAGCGGTTTTGATAACCATTAGTTTGTAGTCACTTGAATCAGCCATTACAGCTGCTGAGCAAGTTAGTAATGAGCCAAGAGCGATGGTTTTTAAAAGTGTACGTTTCATGGTTTGCCTTTCCTAATTAAGTTAGTCGTGCTTGTTGCCGACAACTGAACTTTAGAGTATTAGCTCAACAGCGACAAACGAGAAAAACAAACGTAATAAGTGAAGAAAATTAACCTATAGACTTTAGTCTAATACGTGAGCTAATTTGTTATAAAATCGAGTAACAATTAGCCCTTATTAGCAACTGATTCCTAAACAAAATTTAAGTAACACCAGTAAAAAACCCTATTTTTTGTAACATTATCTGTATAAATAAAATACAGCTAATTTATTTAAGCTTACTTACGAATACTTTTAGCAACTTTGCCAACACTTAACCCCTGGATCAAAATAGAAAACACCACCACAGCATAAGTTAAGGTAAGTAAAACATTTCGCTCTGCACCATCAGGAAGCTGCAAAACAAGCGCCACCGAAATACCGCCGCGCAATCCTCCCCACGTTAATACCTTCCACGCACCATTGGGTAATGCTAATTGCTTATTAAAAGTGGTGGTTGTTATACCCACTACAATTAAGCGTGCTAATAAAGCAATTAATATAGTTAACACAGCAGCGGCTAATAAATTGCCCGAATAGGCAATCATTACAACTTCAAGCCCAATTAAAACAAATAAAATGGCATTTAAAATTTCGTCAATAAGCTCCCAAAATAAATCAACGTAATGACGTGTTTTATCACTCATGGCTAAATTACGGCCATGGTTACCCACCATTAACCCCATCATAACCATCGCAAGTGGCCCCGATAGGTGCCAATGGCTTGCCAGCGCATAACCACCAATAACACCTGCAAGAGTAAGTAATACCTCTTCTTGGTAGCTATCTATACTTTTAAGTAAGTAATATAAAATGCCGCCAAGTGTTAAGCCAAAAATAATTCCACCACCCGCTTCAACGGCTAACGTATGCGCTACAGAATAGGTTGTAGGAATATCACCACTTGATAAAATACCCAGTAATAAAACAAATACCACCACCCCTATTCCGTCATTAAATAACGACTCACCCGCTATCACAGTTTCAATACTTTTAGGCGCGCCGGCTGAGCGTAAAATACCCATAACAGCAATCGGATCGGTTGGCGAAATTAACGCGCCAAATAATAAACACCAAATAAACGATAAATCAAAGCCAAGTAATGGCAGTAATAAATAAAGCGCACCAGCAATAATAACGGTAGATACAAGCGTACCCATACATGCCAAAATACCAATTGGTAATTTATAACGCCTTAAATCGCTTACATTCACATGTAGCGCCCCGGCAAATAGCAACATAGAAAGCATGCCATCAAGTAAAACCTCCGTAAAATTAAGCTGATCGAGTAGGCTCACCTCATAATCTATCAGATCATCAAACCCTAAAAAGCCCAAAAATATCGCAGTAATAGAAACCAGCATAGAAATAACCATCACACCAATTGTGGTTGGCAAGCCAATAAAGCGATGATTCACATAGGTGAGTAAGGCAGTAATCGATAAAAATATCGCGCTAATTTCAAATATAGTTAAAGTGCCTGAAGAGACGACGGTAGGTTCCATATTAATTAATCCACAAATAGTAATTGGTTTTATTTTAAATACCCGTTCGCTTAATTAAGTGAGCTGCTTTTAGGTCGTAAAGCCTTTTACAAACAAAGAAAAAGCTTAGCTTTAGTCGCTATCACTTATTGCTTCTGTATTTTTTACCTTATGCATTTATGCTTTTTATAAATAGCAAAAACGCAAAAAAGCCATATAAGGGTTTAACCTAACATGGCTTTTTTGTACTCTCGCTTAATTAAAGTGTTTTATAAAGCACTTTATGAGCAATCTTTTATAAAGAAAGCTCTTCTTTAGCGCGATTTAAGTTGTGCGATACCATAGTGCTGTTAGACATTTGGTTAGCTTCGTATAAATCGGCTAATGCAGCAGTTTCGTTATTCGACTTTAAACGCGCTACACCACGATTACTTAAAGCGTAAGAGGTAAGCTGGCGTACTTTAAATTTAGGGCCATCTGCATCTTTTAAAAGTGCGATTGCTTTTGTACAAATTTCTTCAGCTTGAGCATAGTTTTTTGACTTAACATTAAGTGCACAGCTATTGAATGACTGCTCTAAAGGTTGCGGTGCCGTAGCCTGTTCGATAACCATTAATTTGTAATCACTTGTATCAGCCATTACAGCAGCTGAGCAAGTAAATAAAGAGCCAAGAGCGATGGTTTTGATTAGTGAGCTTTTCATGATTATATTCCTGTTGAGTTAGTCGTGCTTGTTGCCGACAACTGAACTTTAGAGAATTAACACAAAACCGACAAACGATTAAAACAAAACCAATAAGTGAAGAAAATTAACTTATAGACTTTAGTCTAATACCAAACATATC
The sequence above is drawn from the Pseudoalteromonas espejiana DSM 9414 genome and encodes:
- a CDS encoding cation:proton antiporter is translated as MEPTVVSSGTLTIFEISAIFLSITALLTYVNHRFIGLPTTIGVMVISMLVSITAIFLGFLGFDDLIDYEVSLLDQLNFTEVLLDGMLSMLLFAGALHVNVSDLRRYKLPIGILACMGTLVSTVIIAGALYLLLPLLGFDLSFIWCLLFGALISPTDPIAVMGILRSAGAPKSIETVIAGESLFNDGIGVVVFVLLLGILSSGDIPTTYSVAHTLAVEAGGGIIFGLTLGGILYYLLKSIDSYQEEVLLTLAGVIGGYALASHWHLSGPLAMVMMGLMVGNHGRNLAMSDKTRHYVDLFWELIDEILNAILFVLIGLEVVMIAYSGNLLAAAVLTILIALLARLIVVGITTTTFNKQLALPNGAWKVLTWGGLRGGISVALVLQLPDGAERNVLLTLTYAVVVFSILIQGLSVGKVAKSIRK